One window of Siniperca chuatsi isolate FFG_IHB_CAS linkage group LG19, ASM2008510v1, whole genome shotgun sequence genomic DNA carries:
- the fbxo45 gene encoding F-box/SPRY domain-containing protein 1: protein MSGAAGGGGGSSCLGAAAAASCSSAGSPYAAAAGGGAGVAGRLPARVLEHVFSYLELSDLMRCALVCWHWNNMLADENSEVWRSLCNRSMSDEALRSDILCNLPTYKGKLKAFQHALSSHDCSRNVYVKKNGFTLHRNPIAQSTDGARGKIGFSEGRHAWEIWWEGPLGTVAVIGLATKRASMQCQGYVALLGSDDQSWGWNLVDNNLLHNGEVNGNFPQCNNAPKYQIGERIRVILDMDDKTLAFERGFEFLGVAFRGLPKACLFPAVSAVYGNTEVTMVYLGKPLDG, encoded by the exons ATGTCTGGAGCGGCcggtggaggaggaggctcCTCCTGTCTGGGCGCAGCAGCGGCAGCCAGTTGCAGCTCCGCCGGCTCTCCCTACgctgctgcagcaggaggaggcGCAGGGGTGGCCGGGAGGTTGCCAGCTCGGGTCCTGGAGCATGTCTTCTCCTATTTGGAGCTCTCCGACTTGATGCGTTGCGCGTTGGTCTGCTGGCACTGGAACAACATGCTAGCGGACGAAAACAGCGAGGTGTGGCGCAGCCTCTGCAACCGGTCTATGAGCGATGAAGCTTTGCGGTCTGACATCCTGTGCAACCTGCCCACATACAAGGGGAAA CTCAAGGCCTTTCAACATGCTCTGAGCTCCCACGACTGCTCCCGCAATGTTTACGTGAAGAAGAACGGCTTCACCCTGCACCGCAACCCTATCGCCCAGAGCACGGATGGTGCGCGTGGCAAGATTGGCTTTTCGGAAGGGAGGCACGCCTGGGAGATCTGGTGGGAAGGCCCTCTTGGCACAGTGGCAGTGATAGGCCTCGCCACGAAGCGGGCGTCCATGCAGTGCCAAGGCTACGTGGCCCTGCTGGGCAGTGATGACCAGAGCTGGGGCTGGAACCTGGTCGACAACAACCTGCTTCATAATGGGGAGGTCAATGGAAATTTCCCACAGTGTAACAATGCACCAAAGTATCAG ATTGGGGAGAGAATACGAGTGATTCTAGACATGGATGACAAGACGTTAGCCTTCGAGAGGGGTTTTGAGTTTCTTGGAGTAGCGTTTCGTGGACTGCCAAAAGCCTGCCTGTTCCCTGCTGTCTCTGCAGTATATGGCAACACCGAAGTCACCATGGTGTACCTTGGAAAACCTCTGGATGGCTAG